Genomic window (Sphaerodactylus townsendi isolate TG3544 linkage group LG12, MPM_Stown_v2.3, whole genome shotgun sequence):
CCTACAGGCAGAGGCCTTaagacagcaacagaagaacctgctggatcagaccagtggtccatcaatagtccagcatcccatctcacacactGGCTAGTTAGTTTCTCTGGAGGTCCtgcaacagggcacagaggccaaagctAGTTTTAGAGTTTATGCTTTAAAAAAGACAAATCGAAACAGAGCTAGCAAACTAGCGTCTGAAATGTAAATGCACGGAAAAAGAGAATGCCAAGAGGCACGCAACCCAAGAGAGGCCCGGCACAGCTGTGATGTGCTCTTTAGGTACAACTCTGCAGCTGCGTGTTCTCCATAACCAAAAGTGACCTGCAAGACAATCCTCTTAAAGCAATCTTCTCTCTTCTCACATGATTTTGGAGCCTTCTGAAACTCAGACAATGGACTACAATGACCATGCACTAGTGAACAAAGCATCTTCTGGTTTGGGAGGATTttcaccccacccctcacccccaactAAGGAGCTTTATATGGATGGTGGCTGATAATTACCTTTCTGACCATTTGTACAAAGTCCTTGGAATTCTGTGGAGACAGGCCTTGCAGCTGGCAAGTGCACGCTTCAAGCGAGGAGGCGTGCGCCACTATCAAAATGTTATTTCCTGTACAAAGAGACATGTGGGGGGAACATTTTCTACTTTGTGCAGCTGAATGGCACCACCTTCACCTGCAGATGGGTGCATAAaagcccctgcctccctcctcctcgcAAAGTGTGACAAATACTTGCCTTTCGCTTTGCATTCACTCAGAATCTCTTTCGTCACTTGGTAGCTTCTGCTGATGTACGTTTCGTACGATTCTGAAACGACTAATTTGCTCACGGATATATGAGGTCTGCGGAGATGGAAAACAACACGGAGCCTAAGGTACCTCCGAAGAGGAAAGCTTCTCAGTCGAaaggggtggaagaagaagaagagtttggatttatatcccccctttctctcctgtaggagactcaaaggggcttacaatctccttgcccttccccccctcacaacaaacaccctgtgaggtgggtgcggctgagagagctccgagaagctgtgactagcccaaggtcacccagctggtgtgtgtgggagtgtacaggctaatctgaattccccagataagcctccacaactcaagcggcagagctgggaatcaaacccggttcctccagatcagagtgcacctgctcttagccactatggtCCACACTAAACTGatccagtttggtgtagtggttggagaaCCGGACCGGGACATTACAACACCCCACGTGCTGTGATCACATCCAACTTAGGTTGCTGTGTTGCACCCTGCACATTTGAAAATGGTAAGGGAACTTATACAATGTGGTGGCCAGGCTATTGCTGAGGGTCGGCTACAGGGATCATATCATCAATTCAAAGCActagttctctctctctcgaCCCTAAATGGCTTGGCTCCAGAGAACCTGGAGAACTGTCTCCTTCCGTACTATCCAGCCTGACAGTTAAGATCTAGCTCTCCAGCCCTGCTCTCTGGGCTCCctccttcagaggtgaggcagcTGACAGACAAGACAGGGCATTGTCTGTGGTGGCACCTCCCTTCCCGCTTGAGGCTCACCTGATCCCTACTTTCCCAGACACTTAACCAACATTTAGTTGGGCACCAAGAGTCAGTCCACGGGCACCACAtttgagacccaggttcaaactttCATTGTCCGTGAAACTCACTCAGTAGGTACCCTTGGCCCAATCATTCTCTCTCATCCTAATCTTTTTTGACAAGGTGGAAGAAACCAAGCcctaaataaatcataataatacCCTTGGTGGGAGGTGGGGCATGCACAAGCACATCAACTCCCTTCGTTTTACTTTCACAAGACTTCTAAATAAGATGTGAACCAGCTATGTACCTATATGTTGTATCAACACTcaaattggctgcagctaagtCCACTGGAGGGATCCACGCAGGAAGGGAACTCCCGGATACCCACTTGGTCCACTCAAACAAGCCTGGCTCTACTCGAATTTTCAGGTTATTTTCCTGTTGCAAACCTGGATGTTGAGCAAAATAATACATTCAAGAACAGAATAAGAAACTCGAGTTCAGGGCAGGAGCAAGAAGGCTTCAGTTAgttagttatttattatttatttattgggtttatagaccgccctcccccggagggctcagggcagtgaacacacatagatagagcacaataagaatttaaaaccacaagttagttagttagttagttagttagttagttagttagcatccatccatccatccatccatccatccatccatccatccatccatccatccatccatccatccatccatccatccatccatccatccatccatccatccatccatccatccatccatccatccatccatccatccatccatccatccatccatccatccatccatccatccatccatccatccatccatccatctatctatctatctatctatctatctatctatctatctatctatctatctatctatctatctatctatctatctatctatctatctatctatctatctatctatctatgcatgtatgctgccttttcctttatgggctcagagtggcttccatcaaatgaaatacaataaatacaaaaatttaaaCCACTAAACATTCTAGCTGTAAAACAGATGACAACAAAACCCCCAGTTTGTTACCATCTGCTCATATAGTATAACagtagagggggggaaagggtggcAGACTGGGAAGTCAGATTGATAGAAATCATTGATGAACCATTTCTGCCTCAACTGAAATTGAATTAAGTCCCCCAGGACTCGGGTTTCATCGGACTGAGCATTCCACCTGGATGGAGACAGGCCCGAGAATGCCCTGGCCatggttgaggccagcctgaCCTCTTtcgggctagggatcaccagaagatggTTGTTCACTGACCACAGTGCTCTGTAGGGGACATACTAGAAGAGGCGGTCCTTTTTGCAAATGTGGTGGAAGCTCTTAGAAAATCTGCATTTTTATTCTTGCTCTTTGGTGCTGGAATATGAAAGAGCTATGTGCATGGGATTCATCATTTTAGGCAGCACCCCTTTATTGAATGCATCATGGTAGCAACTACAAGGGACCTTGGACCAATGCATCATTAATCTACGGAATTCATTGCCACAGGATCCAGTGATGCCCACCAGCTTATTTTTCCAAAGCGATTAAACATATTAATTGAAAAGATGTCAACTAATGGCAAGTTAGCATGATAGCTGAATGAAACTTCCCTGTGCAGGGGTTTCAGACCATGGAAATGGAGCAGAGAAAAAACCCCGTAaagactccacccccccccccccccccccccccccccagcctttccAAGAAACACAGTCAAAATGAGGAAATCCAGCCCTTGGGTTACCACCTTCTTACCTTTCAAAATATAGTGTGCCGTCTGGACGCAGCGCAGGGAGGGCGAACAGTAGATGTGGTGTATGATAGTGTTGCTCTCGAGTAAGGCTTCCCCTGCGAAACATACAAGTTTATGAAATTGGGATGATTATGGCAGGAAACATGAAGGCAGAAACACGCGAGCACTGAAGGGCTCTATGAACGATCTCTACCACACAACATAAATTGCCTCTGCAACACAGAAGTTGGCGTTAACACCAGGATCCAAGCATGAGTTGGGTGGTTGTGGAAAGGGGCACATTTCACAGGTACCTAGAGAGCCAAAGTGGCCCATTCCCATAATTACGTCATTCCAGTACAAAACCGATACTTCCTTTGTGACTCAAGACTTTGGAGGTATGGACTGATGTAAGGGGGCATGGGCTACGTTTGTACTGGTCCCAGAGAAAtgatagggagcagcagtggcgtaggaggttaagagctcgtgtatctaatctggaggaaccgggtttgattcccagctctgccgcctgagctgtggaggcttatctgggggattcagattagcctgtacactcccacacacgccagctgggtgaccttgggctagtcacagcttctcagagctctctcagccccacctatctcacagggtgtttgttgtgaggggggaagggcaaggagattgtaagcccctttgagtctcctgcaggagagaaaggggggatataaatccaaactcttcttcttcttctttcttgaatCCAACTTCACTTAGATGCAACAAAAGGAAGGACCAGCCAGAGAAAAACTTTCACTGATGCCCTGTGGAGTGCATGGCCCTGATCTTTGGTCTGAGAACTGAAGGTTGTTAAGTGCATCAGAGTGGCCCCCCCTTTACAGCTGTGAGATGACAGAGGATGGGACTTTCCGGGAAAGAGGTGCTCACTCTTCAGCAAGCAACTGACCAGTAGATGCTGTTTAATAATGCAAAAGGAAGTCATCTAGTCAGATGCAACCAGGAGATCTAAGTCAATTTACTCCCAATCAATAGCCATTTCCCATTTAAAACCAGGCCTTCACCAGTGGGTCTCACCGGCCTTTTCAATATCTTACCTGtaatcgtcgaaggctttcacggccagattcaactggttgtggtgggctttccgggctgtgtggctgtggtctcctagatcagtgatggcgaacctttctgagaccaagtgcccaaattgcaacccaaaccccacttatttatcacaaagtgccaacccggcaatttaacctgaatgctgaggttttagtttagaaaaaaacggctggctccttcttcctccgccccacgcgctagagcaggggctagcctgctctagcctccagcaagtcccacgtgcactgctctgtgcctctctagcatctctgcctcctctgtgcccccccccccctcaggcagcagtcacccggagcacaggcaccagccccaccagccgagtcctccctgctcactgcggtgcgtgcacgttgtactcagtggcccaggtcagtctgtgtgggtgtgtgtgtgattttccaccccccacatgatgaactctgtgtgtgcgtgcccacagagagggctccgaatgccacctctggcacccgtgccataggttcgccatcactgtcctagatcttgttcctaacattttgcctgcatctgtatctggcatcttcagagatgtatcacacagagaagtctgttacatactgatgcagatgcaggcgaaacgttaggaacaagatctaccagaccacggccacacggcccggaaagcccaccacaaccagttacctGTAATCGTTTCACTTTTGACACAATTTATGAAGATCTTGCTGGCAGTGTGGCAATACTTGCCACCTACCTCTAGGTGGCAGTCATGCCATAGTAAAAAACGTTCAGCAAGTGAATGGGTTGCTTGTCAGAGGGTTTGAATAAAGGTTTTTTTAGAATagaagaaaataagagtttggatttatgccccacttatACTCagactacctcacaaggtgtctgttgtggggagaggaatggaaagaagcttgtgagccaccttgagtctccttacaggagagaaaggtggggtataaatccaaactcctcctcttcctcttcttctactgcctCTTCTCCTGCTAACAATCCCATCCACAATAGCTGCATACAGAAGGGAAAATGCTATTAGGGGGTGGTCCAGGCATGAAATCCAAACCACAAACTTCTTAAAAGTGCCACTTTGGTCAACTAAAGTAATTGATATATCCCTTATCAACAAATTGATACAGGTGAGCAAATGCAGGCTCCTGCATCCAACAACCCTTGAGGAATGATCCTGTCTGCTCTGACAACGCAGATTTGCAGCCAAATGTTTTTCACTCCTGAACTGGTGTCATATGTGCAAATGAAAATCACAGCTAACTCTCTGATTGCCTCCAGTCCCATCTTGACGACTGTCTCTTTGTGGCCTGGCAGAAGGGCAGCGGCTGACTCCCACTGAGTCTTGGAAGCCCAAGTGATTGTGCAGTTATTATGCAAATTGTAGTACTCCTACAATTCAATCTAACACATGGATTGATGGCAATGAAAGGCTTGGGGGTTGTCTTTCTTATGGCTGCTGTGACAGTATAAATCAGCCATTGCAGGTAAAAGAGATTTAGAGATGTAGTTTTAGATGGTGGGTtgtctgttctctctctctctctgtatgtgtgtctCATTTGCCACCCAACACTGAGACAATTTTGGTCATTTGGTCATTCTGGAGTCTAGTTTCCATTGCTTTTCCTCAATCTAAGCTCTTGCGCACACTAGCtaacagtggtgcgaccgcacttggagtactgtgtccagttctggtcgccgcatctcaaaaaggatatcgaagagatagaaaaagtgcagagaagggcaacgaggatgattgagggactggagcaccttccctatgaggagaggctgcagcgtttaggactctttagtttggagaggagacatctgaggggggatatgattgaagtctataaaattatgcatggggtagaaaatgttgacagagagacatttttctctctttctcacaatactagaaccagggggcattccttgaaaatgctggggggaagaattaggactaataaaaggaaacacttcttcacgcaacgtgtgattggtgtttggaatatgctgccacaggaggtggtgatggccactaacctggatagctttaaaaggggcttggactgatttatggaggagaagtcgatttatggctaccaatcttgaactttttgatctgagattgcaaatgccttaacagaccaggtgatcgggagcaacagccgcagaaggccattgcgttcacctcctgcatgtgagctctcaaaggcacctggtgggccactgcgagtagcagaatgctggactagatggactctggtctgatccagctggcttgttcttatgttcttatgatcatcTCTGACTTGTAACGTCAAGACTGGATGCCACCTGGGCCTGCCATTGAAAGATCTTTTAGAAGCATCAACTGCTGCTGAATCAGTTGATctacccccgtggtggcgaacctttggcactccagatgttatggactacaattcccatcagcccctgccagcatagccaattgtagtccataacatctggagtgccaaaggttcgccaccactgaccctCTCATAGGGACATTCCTTTGACCTCACTAGAGGGCTGGGGGAGCTTCTGCCCCTGCAAAGGGAAACTTACCAATGAGCCTTGCTTGTGTGCATCCAAACACGGTGATGGGCACGTCCTTTTCATAATCCCTGAAACCGCCACTTCGTTGAGGTAGGCTGTGAGGCATATTCAGGTTTGTGCGCACATACCTTCCTGTAGGGGGAGGCAGAGAGCAAAGAGTCTGAATCCAGTGATTTCCCTGGTACTACCGTGttctccccaaaataagacagcgtcttatattaaattttgctcccaaagatgcgctatgtcttattttcaggggatgtcttatttttccgctccgcagctgcatgctctggtcgatgggcatgcttccaaacaaaaactttgctacgtcttactttatatttagcacttcagcaaaacctctactacgtcttattttcggggaaacggtaacCACCCCGTAGCACTTCCGTAAAGCAATGGCTGAGGATGACTGGTAAACTGTATGTATGGCTGGCTCTTGGACAGGAGAGGATCCACTTTGCAGTCACCATACTTCTCTACCTCTTGTAATGCCACTACTGGATGGGTGTCCTTGATGGTAGATTCATAGACACAAAGCATCCCGGCAGTTTTGTACAATGAATCCTGTGCACTGCGTAAGGGACTGAAGGTGGGGCCCCGAAGATCCTATAAAGGAAAATCGATTGTACCCTCTCGACAGAGTTGTTCCAGGCTTTAAACCAGAGTGGAACTCCGTATAATAGTTGTTGGACCACCTTTTCTTTGTACACCTTTAATGCTGCGGGGATAAAGGCACGCCCTTTAGAACAGAAATACTGGACAACTGCTGccagagtggaatgacagccCTTCGCTGCAGCATTGCTGCGTGCTGCCCATTGGGCATTAGAGTGAAAATAGATTCCCaagtatttaaatgttttcacttgttcaATGGGAgtacccagcagcagtggcgtcacaccaaggggacagggtggcaTGACGTACCGGGCGCACACCAGCGCGGGGGCAAgatggggtgtggcgggggcggagtgggggcatggcagtggtgcagggcacacacgtgccccttgctacagctctgcccAGCAGTGTCCACCTAAAGGGTTTAAAGGCATTAGATGCCACCAtaattttttgttttgggggagtTAAAAATTAGGGCATTGTCTAAACAGTATGCTCAACATTTAGCAAGCAAATGGTTGAGTCCAACTCTGGTTCTAGACAAAAGTACCGCATCatggttggttgagacagagtaggttaaagcttaacccaacgaagacggaggtcctttggctgggccggggggagagaccgagggaatttcagccgccaaatctggagggggtcatgttggccccaacatctctggctcgcagcctgggggtccgcctggactcttcattatctatggagaaccaggtggcccatgttacccaggttgcgtcttccaccttcgccaggcacggcggctggctccctatctctcccagtccgacctggccactgtgatccatgcgacggtcacctcgaggcttgattattgtaactcgctctacgcgggccttcccttgcgactgatccggaagctgaagctggtccagaatgcagcggcacggcttctaacaggtggtggttattcagatcatatcacccctgtgctgtgccgcctgcactggcttccggtggagtccCGCATCGTTTTCacggtgctggttttaacctttaaggccttacgtgggcatggggcccacatacctgcgggaccgcatcaccccttatgtcccattataggtcgctgcgctcggcaacggcagatctactggtgacccctggtcctgcaatgataaggctggcctcaacccgggccagagcctttacggctctggcccctgcctggtggaatgccttacctccggcGGGACCCTgcggaccttaatgagttccgcagggcctgcaagacggagcttttccaccgggctttcgggcggccggccgtggatctactgcccctatcgacactggaattgaaatcaaaactgagactgccgttccattctattaaagctgggcctgtcttacttataaattccatcccaggccctacttactccctcccctttttcttcttttaatggccttcagcggggcgcctgtcttaattaatttatgaactgggttgcttaacctatagttctgtagtaaactgctgcttagctcttaggttttaatgattttagtattttatgttgttgattgctgtctatgtaacagccatgttggaagccgccttgagcccttcggggatgggcggcctataagtttaataaaataaaataaataaaataaatctgcgTAGAGCAGAATTGGCCCAGCTAATTCACCAACAACCAGAGAATGCGAGTCGATATCCTTGAGAGTTGGGGCCACGTTGTTCAAGAATAGATGAATCAGGGTTGGTGCTAAGACACAGCCCTGTTTCATCCCTTTACTGATGGAAGTTTTGGGGGTAAGCATCCCTGACACTGGGCATGTTATTTGGCAAGTTGTTTCATGGTGCAACCTCTTTATAAGGAAGTTTTTGTTTCAGGTCCTGGCCTTATGAGACTTATTTTATGCATCTCTTGTAGGATcaatgtatgccaataaaggttttgtttgtttaatcccATGCATTTGGCTACCAAGGAGATGACTGCCCATCTCCAGCTTTCAacggttttcaaggaaagaattgGCCGAACTTTGcatttctccttttccatttttctgTTGGAAGACACCTGAATTTGCTACCTCCATTTCTggactatgttttttttttaatgtccttatTGTGATATAAGCAAACTCACCTTTGGCATCGAAACACTGGGAGAGCCAGTATTTTCCAAATACAACATCCATCCTCTCTCCGTGGCGGCAAACGAAAAGGCATCTCTTCTGAGGTCCTGGTGGGTTGGCGATTCTTAAGGGCTaagaagaagagaaagcaaaATTTGGGTATGCCAAACCCCTCTCCTGCCCTTTGTGGTCCAGGCTATCTGGGGCAGGTGTGGCCATCTTCACCCTTTACCTGCATACTCTGACAGAAGATAGTCAGCGGTCCTGTATCTCCTGGTCCTTGCTCTTCCTGCAGTCTTCGCTCCATTATTCCATCAGTGAACATGAGAAGGGATGGGGAATGAGTGGCATTCAGAATTGAGTACGACCTGTCAAAACAGAGATGGATGACTCATGCACATGCTGGTTGATGCTTGCGTGAGTGGCACTTTTGTGTTACCCAAACTCCCTTGCAAAGCACTGCGCTTTGAAGGGATACGAGGAGCTATGGACGGGCTAGTCATGCATGCAAGTTATCACAGCTGTTGATTCATTGAGTTGAATGTATTGAGTTGTGAACATGCTTGCACAAATGGCTGAAGGCCActgtgggagaagaagaagaagaagaagaagaagaagaagaagaagaagaagaagaagaagaagaagaagaagaagaagaagaagaagaagaagaagaagaagaagaagaagaagaagaagaagaagaagaagaagaagaagaagaagaagaagaagaagaagaagaagaagaagaagaagaagaagaagaagaagaagaagaagaagaagaggaggaggaggaggaggaggaggaggaggaggaggaggaggaggaggaggagtttggatttacaccccaccttcctctcctgtaaggaaactcaaggtggctcactagctcctttcccttcctctccccacaacagacactttgtgaggtaggtggggcagggagagttgtgagagaactgtgactagtcacccagcaggaatgtaggagtgcagaaacacatctgattcaccagataagcctccaccactcaggtggaggagtgaggaatcaaacccagttctccagattagaatccacctgctcttaaccactacaccacgctggctctccatcacccgctgcctggtcctttaaaCAGGAGACActggggaccttctgcgtgccaagcagagcCTTCGCCACTGAGCCGCAGCCCATCTCCAAACTGTGCATCTGAAGCCCCCAATAAATGCCACGTTTTCCCAGGGCCTGGGTGGGCTTGCCCTTCAGAGTTACCACCCGCTCTCGTGAAAGCAACAGACTGCGTAAAGGCCACTCACCCGTGGAAAACCCAAGTGCCACACTCGTCTGCTTTGGTGATGTAATTCTCAGGCAGCAGCCCAGAGCAGCCGGTGGCGAGAGAAGTACCATAAATCCAGCCTTCGCTAGTGGTGATTTGCTCCACAGGAGACATGAAGATGAAATCCCCCGGGGAGAGCTCCAGTTCGTCGTCGTTCTGTGGGGTGTATGGATAGATCACCTGCAGAGTCTGTGACAGAAGGGAGGCAAGCAGAAGACCTTCACCCGACATGGACTGGCAAATCTCATTCCTTCCACTTTTGATTCGattttaaggccccttccgcacatgcagaataatgcactttcaatctactttcataattgtttgaaaatggattctgctattccgcacagtaaaagccagctgcaaagtgcattgaatccATTTTAAAAGGCCCAATTTTATCTTAACCTTTTGATTCTTTTCCTCTGGTTTTGAGATTAAGCGTTTGACCCTTTTTCTGTTGGCACAATGCTGCTGTCCAATCTGTAATGAACTTGCGTTCATGTGTTAATTATTCTGAAATGACTACATTTGGTTTCCAAGATCAATTCAAGATCCAGTTTAACTTATTAAGCCTTGAGCAGACTGGGATTGAGATATCTCAGTGAATGCCACATCCTGCAAGTTTAAAGCCTACTGCTTCATTTTCCCTCCTTGTGGAGTCTAGCAGCATCTCCAAAAGAagcagggccttcttggttgctGCCCCAgaataaataaactttaaaaatgacATTAATCCACGATTTTCTGTCAATACATTTGTAGCCCGGCCTTACCTCGTGGTTAGCAAATCTAATATCGCGGGAGAACATTGAAGCTACCCAATCACAGCCCAGCTTGACATCGATGCTCTGAGCTAACTTTTCCAGGGTGGGCAGGTGGCTCACTTGGAAATGGTAGGCCAGGGTCACGTGCAGCTGCTTCTTATGGGGCTCCACATGTACATCTGCAAAGAGGGGAGATGTGCGGTTAGTCAGAAGGCACCGAAATAGAAACCAAGGAGGAGCAAAATGTCCTGCTGATTCCTTTGAGGGGGTCCACATAAGTTGACCTAAAGGAGTGAGGAGGGGTCTTCACCCCCTTGACCTCTTCTTGACCATCCTGCTTAGAATTATCTCAGTCCTCCCTATATCACCATCAACTTTGGGATATTCGTGTGCCCATTCCTGCCTCCTTCCCAGCTGGGTCACTATAGCAATCATCTTACTCACTAGataaccctgccttccccacctCTGGATGTCAGGAGTCGGGGTGTGGGCTGCTGGTTGTCTTTGCTGACCCTGATAGGGTGTGGGCATATGCTGTAGGCCGTGCTAGGGGTGATGGGGCTGGCTCAGCTGGCCACATCTTGGTAGTGTCAGGCGAGAACCTGACATCAGGCAAGGGAGAACCAGGAGGGGTAGCTGATGGACAGTAACTTTCACTTTGCCTAGGCAACCAAGGAGAGACGCCCGGGGCCAGTTGCCTTTGGCACAGTCTCCTGACCTTGAGTTGTTTGCATTCCTTTCCTCTGCACTTTCTGTAGAATGGGATAGAGcaaagggagtgggggaggagaacagggggggggatatattggGGGTGCTCAGTTCTCCAGCAAGAATTGGCTTTTTCCCTCTGGCCAactgatgtctgccaataaagacttctaaaccatcaagttgcagagtctgatttgagtaACAGATCCGGTGCTTGACAGGTAGCCACCATCCAGAAGGCTGTTGTGGGGAGTTATGCCTTTGTGCCTCAACCCCAGTCTCGGACAGTGAGTGTTCCTTCTAACTGATCCAGGTACGCCTAGTGCACCTTGAGGGTAGGGGCTCGGACAGGACTCACACCGGGAAGAAAATATGGAGGTGTACTGGAAATGTGACATAAACAGAAAAACCGAGCATGCCAGAGATCGATGGTGAAAGGATCGCTTACAGGCGTCGTATGCTAGTTGGCAGCTGCAGGA
Coding sequences:
- the UBASH3B gene encoding ubiquitin-associated and SH3 domain-containing protein B isoform X2 gives rise to the protein MIAARSPLCSPPPPAMAAKEDLYGKVTPRRNRQLRAATVKHGSSLDILLSMGFPKARARLWRLQEAEASKPPVTGWLFSHVCDPFLDDPLPREYVLYLRPTGPLAQKLSDFWQQSKQLCGKNKAHNIFPHITLCQFFMCEDSKVEALCEALQATVTRWRCKFSAPLPLELYTSSNFIGLFVKEDSAEVLKKFAADFAAEAASKADVHVEPHKKQLHVTLAYHFQVSHLPTLEKLAQSIDVKLGCDWVASMFSRDIRFANHETLQVIYPYTPQNDDELELSPGDFIFMSPVEQITTSEGWIYGTSLATGCSGLLPENYITKADECGTWVFHGSYSILNATHSPSLLMFTDGIMERRLQEEQGPGDTGPLTIFCQSMQPLRIANPPGPQKRCLFVCRHGERMDVVFGKYWLSQCFDAKGRYVRTNLNMPHSLPQRSGGFRDYEKDVPITVFGCTQARLIGEALLESNTIIHHIYCSPSLRCVQTAHYILKGLQQENNLKIRVEPGLFEWTKWVSGSSLPAWIPPVDLAAANLSVDTTYRPHISVSKLVVSESYETYISRSYQVTKEILSECKAKGNNILIVAHASSLEACTCQLQGLSPQNSKDFVQMVRKIPYLGFCCCEEVGDMGLWQLTDPPILPLTHGPTGGFNWRETLLQE
- the UBASH3B gene encoding ubiquitin-associated and SH3 domain-containing protein B isoform X1, which translates into the protein MIAARSPLCSPPPPAMAAKEDLYGKVTPRRNRQLRAATVKHGSSLDILLSMGFPKARAQKALASTGGRSVQAACDWLFSHVCDPFLDDPLPREYVLYLRPTGPLAQKLSDFWQQSKQLCGKNKAHNIFPHITLCQFFMCEDSKVEALCEALQATVTRWRCKFSAPLPLELYTSSNFIGLFVKEDSAEVLKKFAADFAAEAASKADVHVEPHKKQLHVTLAYHFQVSHLPTLEKLAQSIDVKLGCDWVASMFSRDIRFANHETLQVIYPYTPQNDDELELSPGDFIFMSPVEQITTSEGWIYGTSLATGCSGLLPENYITKADECGTWVFHGSYSILNATHSPSLLMFTDGIMERRLQEEQGPGDTGPLTIFCQSMQPLRIANPPGPQKRCLFVCRHGERMDVVFGKYWLSQCFDAKGRYVRTNLNMPHSLPQRSGGFRDYEKDVPITVFGCTQARLIGEALLESNTIIHHIYCSPSLRCVQTAHYILKGLQQENNLKIRVEPGLFEWTKWVSGSSLPAWIPPVDLAAANLSVDTTYRPHISVSKLVVSESYETYISRSYQVTKEILSECKAKGNNILIVAHASSLEACTCQLQGLSPQNSKDFVQMVRKIPYLGFCCCEEVGDMGLWQLTDPPILPLTHGPTGGFNWRETLLQE